Proteins encoded by one window of Cyanobium sp. NS01:
- a CDS encoding fasciclin domain-containing protein, protein MATILETAASAGSFQTLLAAVDAAGLRGALEGPGPFTVFAPVDDAFAALPPGTVQTLVDNPPQLARILKFHVLSGDHRREQLVQQPQWDSLEGAPVAIRRAEPFEVKNATVVAADVVCDNGVVHVIDRVILPG, encoded by the coding sequence ATGGCCACCATTCTCGAAACGGCTGCCTCTGCGGGCAGCTTTCAGACCCTTCTTGCCGCCGTTGATGCCGCTGGCCTGCGGGGCGCTCTGGAGGGACCGGGGCCGTTCACCGTGTTTGCCCCTGTGGATGATGCCTTCGCGGCCCTGCCCCCCGGCACCGTCCAGACCCTGGTGGACAACCCACCCCAGCTGGCCCGCATCCTCAAGTTCCATGTGCTCTCCGGCGACCATCGCCGCGAGCAGCTGGTGCAGCAGCCCCAGTGGGACAGCCTGGAGGGAGCTCCCGTGGCGATCCGGCGGGCAGAGCCCTTTGAAGTGAAGAACGCCACGGTGGTGGCTGCCGATGTGGTCTGCGACAACGGCGTGGTTCACGTGATCGATCGGGTGATCCTGCCTGGGTGA
- a CDS encoding FAD-dependent oxidoreductase has protein sequence MARSGSGSVAVIGAGVAGCATAAQLRRAGFDGRISLWETGRGPGGRASTRRSRGDGALAIDHGAPLLNIRSERPPELLEPLLEGGWITPWSGLMALLEGESRLHIGRPDVLGIGQLYRGADGMDGLCRGLLQLGASGAQPAAEAHYGTLIRSLECASSGSWLLRDRQGELQGEADWLVLSSTLLAHPRSCLLFEWPEVPLVRAAASLGDLQLDHALTTIAGIRAEARSNLLLLFPPEDALPWSSLPFSLVNFDPAAQQRWGLRRISIQPLPDGRCAVVAHSSDAFAADHLDVYGSHSAVARLLDLPVDAGREEDVIQALARAVMECLAPWIDDLTLERASPQLMRWAAAFPVAPGLPPSLRLCPLSRVGFCGDYLDGEGFGRIEGALHSAEQLAASLLQAGLT, from the coding sequence ATGGCCCGGTCTGGATCGGGATCCGTTGCTGTCATTGGGGCTGGGGTCGCTGGCTGCGCCACTGCCGCCCAGCTGCGTCGGGCCGGTTTTGATGGCCGGATCAGCCTCTGGGAGACCGGGCGCGGCCCGGGCGGGCGGGCCAGCACACGCCGCTCCCGGGGCGATGGTGCCCTGGCCATCGACCATGGGGCCCCCCTGCTGAACATCCGCAGCGAGCGGCCCCCGGAGCTGCTGGAGCCCCTGCTGGAGGGGGGCTGGATCACGCCGTGGAGCGGTCTGATGGCCCTGCTGGAGGGGGAGTCGCGCCTGCACATCGGGCGCCCCGATGTCCTGGGGATCGGCCAGCTCTACCGGGGTGCGGACGGGATGGATGGTCTCTGCCGCGGCCTGCTGCAGCTGGGGGCCAGTGGTGCCCAGCCCGCTGCCGAGGCCCATTACGGCACCTTGATCCGCTCCCTGGAGTGCGCCTCCAGCGGCAGCTGGCTGCTGCGGGATCGCCAGGGAGAGCTCCAGGGCGAGGCCGACTGGCTGGTGCTCAGCAGCACCCTGCTGGCTCACCCCCGCAGCTGCCTGCTGTTCGAGTGGCCGGAGGTGCCGCTGGTGCGGGCGGCCGCATCGCTGGGGGATCTGCAGCTCGATCACGCCCTCACCACCATTGCGGGCATCCGCGCCGAGGCCCGCAGCAACCTGTTGTTGCTGTTCCCCCCCGAGGACGCGCTCCCCTGGAGCTCACTGCCGTTCTCCCTGGTGAACTTCGATCCAGCGGCTCAGCAGCGCTGGGGCCTGCGCCGGATCAGCATCCAGCCGCTCCCGGACGGCCGCTGCGCCGTGGTTGCCCATTCCAGCGATGCCTTTGCGGCCGACCACCTCGATGTCTATGGATCCCACTCCGCCGTGGCCCGGCTGCTGGATCTTCCCGTCGATGCCGGCCGTGAGGAGGATGTGATCCAGGCCCTGGCCAGGGCCGTGATGGAGTGCCTGGCCCCCTGGATTGATGACCTCACCCTGGAGCGTGCTTCTCCGCAGCTGATGCGCTGGGCGGCGGCCTTCCCGGTGGCGCCAGGTCTGCCCCCGTCCCTGCGGCTGTGCCCGCTCAGCCGCGTCGGCTTCTGCGGCGACTACCTCGACGGCGAGGGCTTTGGCCGCATTGAGGGTGCCCTGCACAGCGCCGAACAGCTGGCCGCTTCCCTGCTGCAAGCTGGACTGACCTAG
- the sepF gene encoding cell division protein SepF, whose protein sequence is MQSPFGDWLPEVVVFHPIGFEDAQAIVEAVRELKTAVVHAGAMDRAEAQRLIDFVAGGVCAIDGQAECLDPLTFVFAPEVIALQRDRPAES, encoded by the coding sequence ATGCAGAGTCCCTTTGGCGACTGGCTGCCGGAGGTGGTGGTGTTCCACCCCATCGGTTTCGAGGATGCCCAGGCGATCGTTGAGGCGGTGCGGGAGCTCAAGACCGCGGTGGTCCATGCCGGTGCCATGGACCGGGCCGAGGCCCAGCGCCTGATCGATTTTGTGGCCGGGGGCGTCTGCGCCATCGATGGGCAGGCCGAGTGCCTCGATCCCCTCACCTTCGTGTTTGCTCCTGAGGTGATCGCCCTGCAGCGCGACAGGCCCGCCGAGTCCTGA
- a CDS encoding alpha/beta fold hydrolase, translating into MVEAAPPLVLVHGLWDTPRVFNPLIRHLDGRRQPILIPHLPHGIGQVPLERLAEQLAAYLTTHVGTEQPIDLLGFSMGGVIARIWLQWLGGHRRTRRFISLGSPQQGTLNALACPPWLLPGIADMGRGSSLLRRLNQDSRALQQLECVSLYTPFDLIVTPGWQAALPWGRREELLVWTHDQLLRSPLALERLGKELLRP; encoded by the coding sequence ATGGTTGAGGCAGCACCACCCCTGGTGCTGGTGCATGGGCTCTGGGACACCCCGCGGGTGTTCAACCCCCTGATCCGACACCTGGACGGCAGGCGCCAGCCGATCCTGATACCGCATCTTCCCCATGGCATCGGCCAGGTTCCCCTGGAAAGGCTGGCGGAGCAGCTGGCCGCATATCTGACCACCCACGTGGGGACGGAACAGCCGATCGACCTGCTGGGCTTCTCCATGGGCGGGGTGATCGCCCGCATCTGGCTGCAGTGGCTGGGGGGCCATCGGCGCACCCGTCGGTTCATCAGCCTGGGCAGTCCCCAGCAGGGCACCCTCAACGCCCTGGCCTGCCCGCCCTGGCTGCTGCCCGGCATCGCCGACATGGGCCGCGGCAGCTCCCTGCTGCGGCGCCTCAACCAGGACAGCAGGGCCCTGCAGCAGCTGGAGTGCGTGAGCCTCTACACCCCATTCGATCTGATCGTGACGCCGGGGTGGCAGGCGGCGCTGCCCTGGGGCCGCCGCGAGGAACTGCTGGTGTGGACCCACGACCAGCTGCTGCGTTCACCGCTTGCCCTGGAGCGGCTGGGCAAGGAACTGCTGAGGCCGTGA
- a CDS encoding chlorophyll a/b-binding protein, which produces MADNTASRFGFVAFAETWNGRLAMMGFVIGLATEILTGQGILAQVGLG; this is translated from the coding sequence ATGGCCGACAACACCGCTTCCCGCTTCGGCTTCGTTGCTTTCGCTGAAACCTGGAATGGCCGTCTGGCCATGATGGGCTTCGTCATCGGCCTGGCCACCGAAATCCTCACCGGCCAAGGCATCCTGGCCCAGGTTGGTCTCGGCTGA